Proteins encoded in a region of the Coprobacter tertius genome:
- a CDS encoding GDSL-type esterase/lipase family protein, with product MKKYIFILLGCVLAFPLIAQGRKYSTFYQQRVTLFEALPITADDIVFIGNSIINGCEWSELFDNKRIKNRGISGDVCLGVYDRLMPVLKGKPSKIFILIGTNDLSKGVSSDTIVYRIGMIVGKIKEESPSTVIYLQSILPVNDCYGMFKDHTAHWKDVKLINDRLKQLTEKEGIRYIDLYSFFVEENSEKMNPAYTNDGLHLLGKGYLLWRDIIMPYVLEE from the coding sequence ATGAAAAAGTATATTTTTATTTTATTGGGATGTGTATTAGCTTTCCCTTTAATTGCACAAGGACGGAAATATTCTACTTTTTATCAGCAAAGAGTTACTTTGTTCGAAGCTCTTCCGATAACTGCTGATGATATAGTTTTTATCGGTAACAGCATTATAAATGGTTGTGAATGGAGTGAACTTTTTGATAATAAACGAATAAAAAACAGGGGAATAAGCGGAGATGTTTGTTTAGGGGTGTATGATCGTCTTATGCCGGTTCTTAAAGGTAAACCTTCGAAAATTTTTATATTAATAGGAACCAATGATTTATCAAAAGGAGTTTCTTCCGATACAATTGTATATCGTATAGGAATGATTGTCGGTAAAATAAAGGAGGAATCGCCTTCGACAGTTATTTATCTTCAAAGTATTTTGCCGGTAAATGATTGTTATGGGATGTTTAAAGACCATACGGCACATTGGAAAGATGTGAAACTAATAAATGATAGGTTAAAACAGTTGACCGAAAAAGAAGGTATAAGATATATCGATCTATATAGTTTTTTTGTAGAAGAAAACTCTGAAAAAATGAATCCGGCTTATACTAATGATGGCTTGCATTTGTTGGGAAAAGGGTATTTACTGTGGCGTGATATTATAATGCCGTATGTTCTCGAAGAATAA
- the uvrA gene encoding excinuclease ABC subunit UvrA, with the protein MQNDDKIEVYGARVHNLKNIDVEIPRNSFTIITGLSGSGKSSLAFDTIFAEGQRRYIETFSSYARNFLGNMERPDVDKITGLSPVISIEQKTTNKNPRSTVGTTTEIYDFLRLLYARAGEAYSYLSGEKMVKYTEEQILELILDRYKGRKTYILSPLVRNRKGHYKELFEQVRKKGYLTVRVDGELREILHGMKLDRYKNHSVELVVDKLIISEKDERRLKESVRIAMKQGDGLIMVLDADTGELRHYSRTLMDPGTGLSYSEPAPHNFSFNSPQGACPRCKGLGLVNIIDREKIIPNDSLSIYQGGIVPLGKYKNSMIFWQIEAICEKYGVTLKTPLKEVPDEALDDILNGTDERLRIKNEALGSSNYSLSFGGLIRYIEMQQQSDASSQAQKWAGQFVKTVVCPECKGQRINKEALHYRINGKNIAELSSMDISDLNKWLDGVENYMSLKQAQIAHEILKEIRTRLKFLIDVGLEYLSLNRASSTLSGGESQRIRLATQIGSQLVNVLYILDEPSIGLHQRDNTRLIRSLKQLRDTGNSIIVVEHDKEMMLEADYVIDLGPRAGRLGGDVVFAGTPSEMLKSDTLTAAYLNGKQEIAIPQKRRTGNGKEIVLKGAKGNNLKNVTVKFPLGRFICVTGVSGSGKSSLINETLQPIISKQFYRSIKDPLPYDSIKGIENIDKIVNVDQSPLGRTPRSNPATYTGVFSDIRNVFVDLPEAKIRGYKPGRFSFNVPGGRCEVCGGNGYKNIEMNFLPDVLVPCEECHGKRYNRETLEVRFKGKSIADVLDMTINQAVEFFESIPSILNKIKVLQDVGLGYIKLGQPSTTLSGGESQRVKLATELSKKDTGKTLYILDEPTTGLHFEDIRVLLGVLNRLVDKGNTVLVIEHNLDVIKSADYIIDMGPEGGQAGGEVLVTGTPEDICKKKDTYTTRYLKKELFPGIK; encoded by the coding sequence ATGCAAAATGATGATAAAATAGAGGTGTATGGTGCCCGGGTGCACAATCTTAAGAATATCGATGTAGAAATTCCCCGTAATAGTTTTACGATTATTACCGGATTAAGCGGCAGCGGAAAATCTTCATTAGCATTCGATACGATTTTTGCCGAAGGTCAGCGACGCTATATAGAGACTTTCTCTTCGTATGCCCGTAATTTCCTGGGAAATATGGAACGCCCCGATGTCGATAAAATAACCGGACTCAGTCCGGTTATCTCTATCGAGCAGAAAACGACGAATAAGAATCCCCGTTCGACAGTGGGCACGACAACTGAGATTTATGATTTTTTACGGTTGTTATATGCCCGGGCAGGAGAGGCTTATTCTTATTTGTCGGGCGAAAAAATGGTAAAGTATACCGAAGAACAGATTCTCGAGCTTATTCTCGATCGTTACAAGGGGCGTAAAACATATATACTTTCTCCTTTAGTAAGAAATCGAAAAGGGCATTATAAGGAACTTTTCGAACAGGTAAGAAAGAAGGGCTATCTGACCGTACGGGTAGATGGTGAATTGCGGGAAATACTGCACGGAATGAAACTCGACCGTTATAAAAATCACAGTGTCGAGTTGGTTGTGGATAAACTTATTATTTCTGAAAAAGACGAGCGTCGGTTGAAGGAAAGTGTACGCATTGCCATGAAACAAGGAGACGGACTTATTATGGTTCTCGATGCCGATACGGGAGAGTTACGCCATTATAGCCGTACATTGATGGATCCCGGTACCGGTCTGTCTTATAGTGAACCGGCACCTCATAATTTTTCTTTTAATTCGCCCCAGGGAGCTTGTCCGCGTTGTAAAGGGTTAGGTTTAGTAAATATTATCGATAGAGAAAAAATTATTCCGAATGATTCTCTTTCGATTTATCAAGGCGGAATCGTTCCTTTAGGAAAGTATAAAAATTCAATGATATTTTGGCAAATCGAAGCTATTTGCGAGAAATATGGGGTTACACTGAAGACTCCGCTTAAGGAAGTTCCTGATGAAGCCCTCGATGATATTCTGAACGGAACCGATGAACGTCTTCGTATAAAAAACGAGGCTTTGGGCAGTTCCAATTATAGCCTTTCTTTTGGAGGACTGATCCGGTATATCGAGATGCAACAGCAAAGTGATGCTTCTTCTCAGGCTCAGAAGTGGGCCGGACAATTTGTAAAAACCGTAGTGTGCCCCGAATGTAAAGGCCAACGTATTAATAAAGAAGCCCTGCATTATCGTATCAACGGTAAAAATATTGCCGAATTATCCTCGATGGATATTTCTGACCTTAATAAATGGCTCGATGGCGTAGAAAACTATATGTCTTTAAAGCAGGCACAAATTGCGCATGAAATATTGAAAGAAATACGTACGCGATTGAAATTCCTAATCGATGTAGGCCTCGAATATTTGAGTCTTAACAGAGCTTCTTCAACACTTTCGGGAGGAGAGAGTCAACGCATTCGTTTGGCTACTCAGATCGGTTCGCAGCTTGTAAACGTGTTATATATTCTCGATGAGCCCAGTATAGGATTGCACCAGCGGGATAATACTCGGCTGATTCGTTCTTTGAAACAACTCCGGGATACGGGAAATTCGATTATTGTAGTCGAACATGATAAGGAAATGATGCTCGAGGCCGATTATGTAATCGATCTCGGTCCTCGTGCGGGACGTCTGGGAGGAGATGTCGTTTTTGCGGGAACACCCTCTGAAATGTTAAAGTCGGATACTCTTACAGCTGCTTATCTCAACGGGAAACAGGAGATTGCCATACCCCAAAAGCGCAGGACAGGTAACGGGAAAGAGATCGTCTTGAAAGGTGCAAAGGGAAATAATCTGAAAAATGTAACTGTAAAATTTCCTTTGGGACGTTTTATATGTGTTACGGGTGTTTCGGGCAGTGGTAAGTCGAGTCTTATTAATGAGACTTTACAGCCTATTATAAGTAAACAATTCTATCGGTCGATTAAAGATCCGTTGCCCTATGATTCTATCAAAGGAATTGAAAATATCGACAAGATTGTAAATGTAGATCAGTCGCCGCTGGGACGTACACCCCGGTCTAATCCGGCTACCTATACAGGAGTCTTTTCTGATATTCGAAATGTTTTTGTCGATTTGCCCGAAGCCAAGATACGAGGATATAAACCAGGACGTTTTTCTTTTAATGTGCCTGGTGGACGGTGTGAAGTTTGCGGCGGGAACGGGTATAAAAATATCGAAATGAATTTCTTGCCCGACGTACTGGTTCCTTGTGAAGAATGCCATGGTAAACGATATAACCGGGAAACTCTCGAGGTACGTTTTAAAGGTAAATCGATTGCCGATGTATTGGATATGACAATCAATCAGGCAGTAGAATTTTTTGAAAGTATCCCTTCGATTCTGAATAAAATAAAAGTACTTCAGGATGTCGGACTCGGTTATATAAAACTGGGGCAACCCTCTACGACTTTGTCTGGTGGTGAAAGTCAACGGGTGAAACTGGCCACAGAATTGTCGAAAAAAGATACCGGGAAAACTCTTTATATTTTAGATGAGCCTACTACGGGGCTTCATTTCGAAGATATTCGAGTGTTGTTAGGCGTGTTAAATCGATTGGTTGATAAGGGGAATACGGTATTGGTTATCGAACATAATCTCGATGTTATAAAAAGTGCCGATTATATTATCGATATGGGGCCTGAAGGGGGTCAGGCAGGAGGTGAGGTTTTGGTAACAGGAACGCCCGAAGATATTTGTAAGAAAAAAGATACTTATACAACACGTTATCTTAAAAAGGAATTATTCCCGGGTATTAAATAA
- a CDS encoding lytic transglycosylase domain-containing protein — MRKIYWQVGVTAVVTALSIFALTSSYRAGSEAEPPLVNLFSVVPDFPKSVEFCGEKIDLDRFDMHERYDRELTSFCYMHSNTLLILKRANRYFPILEPILRRNGIPEDFLYMAVIESYLDPRAVSGARAAGLWQLLPETAKQYGLEVNDYVDERFNIEKSTEAACRYLKEAYGKYGSWTTVAAAYNAGMGRISTELAKQLEEHSFDLWLNSETSRYVFRTMAMKAVLSAPYRYGFAVKKHQLYHPIRKKEVIVNQPIEDLAQFAKDNGISYSQLKEMNLWLRKNSLPNKSGKEYRISIPLKEDLYYSTRKFNVYQKNWTVD; from the coding sequence ATGAGAAAAATATATTGGCAGGTCGGTGTGACAGCGGTTGTAACGGCATTGAGTATTTTTGCACTGACTTCATCTTATCGTGCAGGTTCCGAAGCGGAACCCCCTCTTGTAAATTTATTTTCAGTCGTTCCCGATTTCCCGAAGTCGGTAGAGTTTTGTGGTGAAAAGATCGATCTCGATCGTTTCGATATGCACGAACGTTATGACAGGGAACTTACCAGTTTTTGTTATATGCATTCCAATACGTTGTTGATATTGAAGCGCGCCAATCGTTATTTTCCTATATTGGAACCAATTCTTCGAAGGAACGGAATCCCCGAAGATTTTTTGTACATGGCCGTTATAGAGAGTTATCTCGATCCCAGAGCGGTATCGGGAGCCCGGGCTGCCGGCTTATGGCAACTTTTGCCGGAAACAGCCAAACAATATGGTCTCGAGGTGAACGATTATGTAGATGAAAGATTTAATATCGAGAAATCTACAGAGGCGGCTTGCCGTTATTTGAAGGAAGCTTATGGGAAATATGGTAGTTGGACGACTGTCGCTGCGGCTTATAATGCGGGAATGGGACGTATTTCTACCGAATTGGCAAAACAACTGGAAGAACATTCGTTCGATTTATGGTTAAATAGTGAAACATCTCGGTATGTATTCAGAACGATGGCTATGAAAGCTGTTCTTTCTGCTCCTTATCGATATGGATTTGCTGTAAAGAAGCATCAATTATACCATCCGATACGTAAAAAGGAAGTGATCGTAAATCAACCGATCGAAGATTTAGCGCAGTTTGCTAAAGATAACGGTATAAGCTATTCGCAATTGAAAGAGATGAATCTTTGGTTGCGTAAAAATTCTTTACCGAATAAAAGCGGAAAAGAATATCGCATATCTATTCCTTTAAAGGAAGATCTTTATTATAGTACCCGAAAGTTCAATGTTTATCAAAAGAATTGGACGGTAGATTGA
- a CDS encoding gliding motility-associated C-terminal domain-containing protein gives MKRFTFLFLYLSVVLPLFSQNVEVSCGGLPAYRFTEGLSSMGLEGVYVVYQASGSEKAEIIFDTSSSSPVTWYRFGRTGLDDKVLIDGITDPRLTGASGDCGYEIMQDGRSVYIWLINYLDYPLTLRSINAEQGLSDPCSSVRLLIDGTGDDLPFYSVSGRYKGIHRIFTIDYNTLEWNDADKLFAEIPVKEEMNSGLLPAVEIQAPYAITTFTLSGDQFLTSWGMTEKVVSAEYDSPAPVCKGIAEQYTRDNKNEWDREQPTDGTFGGSAPVEMTFYAYYNDVVTHSDWQFSKDKDFITIDAHYYNSDEFHYTFNQEGTTYVRLMVSNGACRDSSDVFQITVGESRLEAPNIFSPGTTPGVNDEWKVAYKSIVSFKCWIFNRWGVELFHFEDPAQGWDGKYHGKLVDPGVYFYVIEAKGADNRKHNLKGNINILRAKD, from the coding sequence ATGAAACGATTTACTTTCCTATTTCTGTATCTGTCGGTAGTGTTACCTCTTTTTTCGCAAAATGTAGAGGTAAGTTGTGGAGGCCTACCGGCATATCGGTTTACCGAAGGTTTGAGTTCTATGGGGTTAGAGGGAGTATATGTCGTTTACCAGGCTTCGGGATCGGAAAAGGCTGAGATTATATTCGATACTTCCTCTTCGTCACCGGTCACCTGGTATCGTTTCGGTCGCACAGGATTAGATGATAAAGTTCTGATCGACGGTATAACCGATCCGCGTCTAACGGGTGCTTCTGGTGATTGCGGATATGAAATTATGCAAGACGGTCGTTCGGTTTATATTTGGTTGATTAATTATCTCGATTATCCATTAACCCTTCGTTCGATTAATGCCGAACAGGGGTTGTCCGATCCGTGTTCGTCGGTTCGTTTGTTGATTGACGGTACGGGAGACGATCTTCCTTTTTATTCGGTAAGTGGAAGATATAAAGGTATTCATCGGATTTTTACTATCGATTATAATACACTCGAATGGAATGATGCCGACAAGCTATTTGCTGAAATTCCCGTGAAGGAAGAAATGAATAGCGGATTATTGCCGGCTGTAGAAATACAAGCCCCATATGCAATAACGACGTTTACTCTTTCGGGAGACCAGTTTTTGACTTCGTGGGGAATGACCGAGAAAGTTGTTTCTGCAGAATATGATTCACCTGCACCTGTATGTAAAGGGATTGCAGAGCAATATACGCGGGACAACAAGAACGAATGGGATAGAGAGCAACCTACCGACGGAACATTTGGAGGATCTGCTCCCGTTGAAATGACTTTTTACGCTTATTATAATGATGTTGTTACTCACAGTGATTGGCAATTTTCAAAAGATAAAGATTTTATTACAATAGATGCTCATTATTATAATTCCGATGAGTTTCATTATACGTTTAATCAGGAGGGAACGACTTATGTACGTTTAATGGTGAGTAATGGAGCTTGTCGTGATTCTTCAGATGTTTTTCAGATTACAGTGGGTGAATCCCGGCTCGAAGCTCCCAACATTTTTTCCCCGGGAACTACACCAGGGGTGAATGACGAATGGAAGGTTGCTTATAAATCGATAGTGAGTTTTAAATGCTGGATATTTAACCGGTGGGGAGTGGAATTGTTCCATTTCGAAGATCCTGCTCAGGGATGGGATGGAAAATACCACGGGAAATTGGTAGATCCCGGTGTATATTTTTATGTAATAGAAGCAAAAGGTGCTGATAACCGAAAACACAATTTGAAGGGAAATATTAACATCTTGAGAGCAAAAGATTAG
- a CDS encoding LysM peptidoglycan-binding domain-containing protein, whose translation MKIARIVITFFILSLCIFLPVTAQNQEKPQFYKYTVNSAEGFYSICKKFDVTQEEIIQYNPEARNGLKSGQELLIPIKGMNNTDGVQQNHIFKHKDQTFNHTIAPGETLYSISKMYNVSTQDIIKLNPESNKGIKAGAVLRIPQSSGITTSDKNDAYIYHTISPKETLFSLARQYSTSVENILKSNPGLSPANFSIGKVIRLIPGAQPTETIITKENQTPEYQIYKVKKKETLYSIAQKFKVKVSDIVEINPGIGKISQGDELKIPVAEKKLSKEEIAIEETNVINQIYSKLNNSSQKGEINVALLLPFMLNEENTSTKSALFLEYYQGFLLAVDSLKQQGANINIYTYDTQNSPYIVNKILSTPELKNIDMIIGPVNDSSLKNAADFAQKNNINLVNSFSLKNEDINHNPWVFQTNIPHSYLYAETINEFINRFGRKKIVFVYTDNDDKTEFTNMLKDELKRQSISYSEIPATIDLEKEIGKHYSETDDIVVVPSCGSRSTLGKVIVPLNKARENHPDMRITLFGYPEWQTYTKDYLDSYYHLNTYIFTRFYALPTDNNVKSLNRAFHYWYNKEMINANPKYGLLGFDTGMYFLTALYRYGKNFGNSLQDIQSQSLQTDFNFQRLNNWSGFINKNLYFVRFTPAYTIEKITIK comes from the coding sequence ATGAAAATTGCCAGAATAGTCATTACCTTCTTTATATTATCCTTATGCATTTTCCTGCCTGTAACAGCTCAAAATCAGGAAAAACCACAGTTTTATAAATATACGGTAAACAGTGCAGAAGGTTTTTATTCGATATGTAAAAAATTCGACGTAACTCAAGAAGAAATTATCCAGTATAATCCGGAAGCTCGTAACGGTCTGAAAAGCGGGCAAGAGTTGCTCATCCCCATAAAAGGAATGAATAATACGGACGGTGTACAACAAAACCATATATTCAAACACAAAGATCAAACATTCAATCATACGATTGCTCCGGGAGAAACATTATATTCGATTTCCAAAATGTATAATGTCTCGACTCAAGATATTATTAAACTTAATCCGGAAAGCAATAAGGGAATAAAAGCAGGTGCCGTTTTACGTATCCCTCAAAGTAGCGGGATAACAACCTCGGATAAAAATGATGCATATATCTACCATACCATTTCACCTAAGGAAACTCTTTTTTCATTAGCCAGACAATATTCTACTTCTGTAGAAAATATTCTGAAAAGTAACCCAGGTCTATCGCCTGCAAACTTTTCAATCGGTAAAGTAATCCGACTCATTCCGGGTGCACAACCTACCGAAACAATTATAACAAAAGAAAATCAAACCCCTGAATATCAAATATATAAAGTTAAAAAGAAAGAAACACTTTATAGTATTGCTCAAAAATTTAAAGTTAAAGTAAGCGACATTGTCGAGATCAATCCGGGTATCGGAAAAATATCTCAAGGCGATGAATTGAAAATACCCGTAGCCGAAAAGAAATTATCAAAAGAAGAAATCGCGATAGAAGAAACTAATGTTATAAATCAGATATATTCAAAATTGAACAATAGTTCGCAAAAAGGTGAAATAAACGTTGCACTTTTACTCCCTTTTATGCTGAACGAAGAAAATACAAGTACAAAATCGGCCTTGTTTCTTGAATACTATCAAGGCTTTTTGCTGGCTGTAGACAGTTTGAAACAACAAGGTGCCAATATTAATATTTATACTTACGACACCCAGAATTCTCCTTATATAGTAAATAAAATACTCTCGACACCCGAGCTAAAAAATATCGATATGATTATCGGCCCGGTAAACGATTCTTCTTTGAAAAACGCAGCCGATTTTGCACAGAAAAATAATATCAATCTGGTTAACTCCTTTTCTTTGAAAAATGAAGATATAAACCATAATCCGTGGGTTTTTCAAACGAATATTCCGCATTCTTATTTATATGCCGAAACGATTAATGAGTTTATAAACCGTTTCGGCCGTAAAAAAATCGTATTCGTTTACACCGACAATGACGATAAAACCGAATTTACCAATATGCTGAAAGATGAGCTGAAAAGGCAATCGATTTCTTATTCAGAAATTCCAGCTACGATCGACCTAGAGAAAGAAATAGGGAAACATTACAGCGAAACAGATGATATTGTCGTCGTACCTTCGTGCGGAAGTCGCAGTACATTGGGTAAGGTCATCGTTCCACTGAATAAAGCGAGAGAAAACCATCCCGATATGAGAATTACTCTTTTCGGATATCCCGAATGGCAGACTTACACGAAAGACTATCTCGACAGTTATTATCATCTGAATACATATATCTTTACCCGTTTTTATGCACTCCCTACCGATAACAACGTAAAAAGTCTGAATCGGGCATTCCATTATTGGTATAATAAAGAAATGATAAATGCAAATCCCAAATACGGCTTACTCGGCTTCGATACCGGCATGTATTTTCTTACCGCTTTATACCGCTACGGTAAAAACTTCGGAAATAGCCTTCAGGATATTCAGTCGCAGAGTTTACAGACCGATTTCAATTTTCAACGACTAAATAACTGGAGTGGATTCATAAACAAAAATCTCTATTTTGTACGTTTTACACCCGCGTATACAATCGAAAAAATAACGATAAAGTAA